The following are encoded together in the Phenylobacterium sp. NIBR 498073 genome:
- a CDS encoding SCP2 sterol-binding domain-containing protein, with translation MTTTLEELTRRVAAAVGEDAGLGRTFKVDLRGEGFIHIDGASVTNEDKPADLTVSISRKDLKALGAGELNPMTAVITGRLKVSDMGLAMSLQPQMQALFAKLG, from the coding sequence ATGACGACGACACTTGAGGAACTGACCCGGCGCGTGGCGGCGGCAGTGGGCGAGGACGCCGGCCTGGGCAGGACGTTCAAGGTCGACCTGCGCGGCGAAGGCTTCATCCATATCGACGGCGCCTCGGTGACCAACGAGGACAAGCCCGCCGACCTGACGGTTTCGATCAGCCGCAAAGACCTCAAGGCGCTGGGTGCGGGCGAGCTCAACCCGATGACCGCGGTCATCACCGGCCGGCTCAAGGTGTCGGACATGGGCCTGGCCATGTCGCTGCAGCCGCAGATGCAGGCCTTGTTCGCCAAACTGGGATGA
- a CDS encoding alpha/beta hydrolase, with product MSPAPLISIPSAPVPAGAEAAWFEGAGKARLRAALFPARGAVRGSIVLSGGRTEPIEKYFEVIEDLTGRGYVVLAHDWRGQGLSHRELPDRLAGHARGYDAFLADYHALLAAYESRLPQPWFAIGHSMGGCLTLLALAKGEAARFQGAILCAPMLELQLGKTPPTAARLMAGLNVLLGRGGAYARPAGPAETFETNVLTHDRARYERAKAQVRAEPKLDLGGPTWGWIDFALKATAYLSRPETLKSVTIPVVIVSAEQDRLVDNTAQRVAARNLPAGEFVNVAGAFHEILMETDTMRNIFLRALDALLGRSAPAPAAPKPLEPTPMTAAAPASAPAPAPAPVAEVKPAPAPASKAAEPAPAAPAAVVEVKPAAPKAPAEPKAAPKPKAEAKPAAKSAAAAKPRAAPAAKPAAKAAAKPAAKAAAPKAAAAPKAVKPKAEAAPKAKPAAKAAPKAAAKPAAAKAPGTRAAAPKTTAPKAVAKPAAKKAPAAKK from the coding sequence ATGTCGCCGGCGCCTTTGATTTCCATTCCAAGCGCGCCGGTTCCGGCCGGCGCCGAGGCGGCCTGGTTCGAGGGCGCGGGCAAGGCCCGGCTTCGGGCGGCGCTGTTCCCAGCCCGCGGCGCGGTCCGCGGCTCCATCGTGCTCAGCGGCGGACGCACCGAGCCGATCGAGAAGTATTTCGAGGTCATCGAGGACCTCACCGGCCGCGGCTATGTCGTCCTGGCCCACGACTGGCGCGGCCAGGGCCTGTCGCATCGCGAGCTTCCCGACCGGCTGGCCGGCCACGCCCGCGGCTATGACGCGTTCCTGGCCGACTACCACGCGCTGCTCGCCGCCTATGAGAGCCGGCTGCCGCAACCGTGGTTCGCCATCGGCCATTCGATGGGCGGCTGCCTGACGCTGCTGGCGCTGGCCAAGGGCGAGGCGGCGCGGTTCCAGGGCGCCATCCTCTGCGCGCCGATGCTGGAGCTGCAATTGGGCAAGACGCCGCCGACGGCGGCGCGGCTGATGGCCGGTCTCAATGTCCTGCTCGGGCGGGGCGGGGCCTATGCGCGTCCGGCCGGTCCGGCCGAGACCTTCGAAACCAACGTCCTGACCCACGACCGCGCCCGCTACGAGCGGGCCAAGGCGCAGGTGCGGGCCGAACCCAAGCTGGACCTGGGCGGGCCCACCTGGGGCTGGATCGACTTCGCGCTGAAGGCCACCGCCTACCTGTCGCGGCCCGAGACCTTGAAAAGCGTGACGATTCCGGTCGTCATCGTGTCGGCCGAACAGGATCGACTCGTCGACAACACCGCCCAGCGTGTGGCCGCGAGGAACCTGCCCGCGGGCGAGTTCGTCAATGTCGCCGGCGCGTTCCACGAAATTCTCATGGAGACGGACACAATGCGGAACATCTTCCTGCGTGCGTTGGACGCCTTGCTGGGCCGCTCGGCCCCCGCGCCGGCGGCGCCCAAGCCTCTGGAGCCGACGCCCATGACCGCCGCAGCGCCGGCTTCCGCGCCCGCGCCCGCCCCGGCTCCGGTCGCCGAGGTCAAGCCCGCGCCGGCGCCTGCGTCCAAGGCCGCTGAACCCGCGCCGGCCGCTCCGGCCGCCGTCGTAGAGGTCAAGCCGGCTGCGCCGAAGGCGCCTGCCGAGCCCAAGGCGGCGCCGAAGCCGAAGGCCGAAGCCAAGCCCGCCGCCAAGTCGGCGGCCGCTGCGAAACCCAGGGCGGCCCCGGCCGCTAAACCCGCGGCGAAGGCGGCCGCCAAGCCGGCTGCGAAGGCCGCTGCGCCCAAGGCGGCTGCTGCGCCGAAGGCGGTGAAGCCGAAGGCCGAGGCCGCGCCGAAGGCCAAGCCTGCCGCCAAGGCCGCTCCCAAGGCGGCGGCGAAGCCCGCCGCTGCGAAGGCCCCGGGGACCAGGGCCGCAGCTCCGAAGACCACGGCTCCGAAGGCGGTCGCTAAGCCGGCGGCCAAGAAGGCTCCGGCCGCGAAGAAGTAG
- the hisN gene encoding histidinol-phosphatase, whose product MPALAAGRLAELDAFLLELNAAAARVTLPYFRSDHGLEDKGGMRGFDPVTAADKGAEAAIRELIAARFPEHGVIGEEYGEDRPDAEFVWVLDPVDGTRAFVAGLPLWTTLIGLRHQGRPVLGSIGQPYLDEVFIGHAGGSRLLARGEVTPLKVRACPKLTDATIATTDPETCFDGAELGAWTQVRAAARLARLGCDAYAYAMVAMGKVDMVIEAGLKSWDIESAIPLIEGAGGLVTNWRGQPVGPNGGQIAIAGDRACLDEALVALRRSAK is encoded by the coding sequence ATGCCCGCCCTTGCCGCCGGCCGTCTGGCCGAACTCGACGCCTTCCTTCTCGAACTCAACGCCGCCGCGGCGCGCGTGACCCTGCCTTACTTCCGGTCCGACCACGGGCTGGAGGACAAGGGCGGCATGCGCGGCTTCGACCCCGTCACCGCCGCCGACAAGGGCGCGGAGGCCGCGATCCGCGAGCTGATCGCCGCCCGCTTTCCGGAACATGGCGTCATAGGCGAGGAGTACGGCGAAGACCGTCCCGATGCTGAATTCGTGTGGGTGCTCGATCCCGTGGACGGCACGCGCGCCTTCGTCGCCGGACTGCCGCTCTGGACGACGCTGATCGGCCTACGCCACCAGGGCCGCCCGGTCCTCGGCTCCATCGGCCAGCCGTATCTGGACGAGGTCTTTATCGGCCATGCGGGCGGATCGCGCCTGCTGGCCCGTGGGGAGGTCACCCCCCTGAAGGTCCGCGCCTGTCCCAAGCTGACCGACGCGACCATCGCCACCACCGATCCCGAGACCTGTTTCGACGGCGCCGAACTGGGCGCCTGGACCCAGGTGCGCGCGGCCGCGCGGCTGGCGCGGTTGGGCTGCGACGCCTATGCCTACGCCATGGTCGCCATGGGCAAGGTGGACATGGTGATCGAGGCGGGGCTGAAGTCCTGGGATATCGAATCCGCCATCCCTCTGATCGAAGGGGCGGGCGGCCTGGTCACCAACTGGCGTGGCCAGCCGGTGGGGCCGAACGGCGGGCAGATCGCCATCGCCGGCGACCGGGCCTGCCTCGACGAGGCCCTGGTCGCCCTGCGCCGCTCGGCGAAATAG
- a CDS encoding helix-turn-helix transcriptional regulator has translation MEPMGSNIDVHLGKRLRRRRRLLGLTQQQLAGACGVRFQQIQKYECGANRISAARLWQLSEALEVPVGYFYDGLADAAQREQALGEGPGEAGGEVLGSKETLDLIRAYYQLGERPRRRLLDLAKSLNGEHEAA, from the coding sequence ATGGAACCCATGGGCAGCAACATCGACGTTCACCTGGGCAAAAGGCTGCGCCGGCGGCGGCGCCTGCTGGGCCTGACCCAACAACAGCTGGCGGGCGCCTGCGGCGTGCGGTTCCAGCAGATCCAGAAATACGAGTGCGGCGCCAACCGCATTTCGGCAGCCCGCCTGTGGCAGCTGTCGGAAGCGCTCGAAGTACCGGTCGGCTACTTTTACGACGGCCTGGCGGACGCCGCACAGCGCGAGCAGGCGCTGGGCGAAGGTCCGGGCGAGGCCGGCGGCGAAGTCCTGGGCAGCAAGGAAACCCTCGACCTTATCCGCGCCTACTACCAACTCGGCGAACGTCCGCGCCGCCGGCTGCTCGATCTCGCCAAGTCGCTGAACGGCGAACACGAAGCGGCCTGA
- a CDS encoding lysophospholipid acyltransferase family protein: MTQAKPPVAQDLLWRLEALAFDVVIAFARMLPVDLVSDFGAWFFKTLGPLTSAQKVAETNLRIAFPQASDAEIADLLKAQWDNTGRTFLELLIMDRIIGAPDRVEIVNGQRFDEIAANQEPVVFVSGHFANFEVMPAAIVNSPVKCQITYRAMNNPHVEKRVRDYRFRYGVRYFAPKGGDGARELLAALGRGESVALMNDQKFNGGVAAPFFGVTCHTAPGPSRLALRFNTVLQPMSVQRGRKARFRVVVHEPIQLEHTGNTAADIDAAVRKINAMIEGWVRERPAEWFWTHKRWPNETYRRNR; this comes from the coding sequence ATGACGCAGGCTAAGCCCCCGGTGGCGCAGGATCTTTTGTGGCGGTTGGAGGCCCTGGCCTTCGACGTGGTGATCGCCTTCGCGCGGATGCTGCCAGTCGACCTGGTGTCAGATTTCGGCGCCTGGTTCTTCAAGACCCTCGGCCCGCTGACCAGCGCCCAGAAGGTGGCCGAGACCAATCTGCGCATCGCCTTCCCGCAGGCCTCGGACGCAGAGATCGCCGATCTGCTGAAGGCGCAGTGGGACAATACCGGCCGCACCTTCCTGGAACTGCTGATCATGGACCGGATCATCGGCGCGCCCGACCGGGTCGAGATCGTGAATGGCCAGCGTTTCGATGAGATCGCCGCCAACCAGGAACCGGTGGTGTTCGTTTCGGGTCACTTCGCGAACTTCGAGGTGATGCCCGCGGCGATCGTCAACTCGCCGGTGAAGTGTCAGATCACCTATCGGGCGATGAACAACCCGCACGTCGAAAAGCGGGTGCGCGACTACCGCTTCCGCTACGGGGTCCGCTATTTCGCGCCGAAGGGCGGCGACGGCGCGCGCGAACTGCTGGCGGCGCTCGGACGCGGCGAGTCCGTGGCGCTGATGAACGACCAGAAGTTCAATGGCGGGGTCGCTGCACCGTTCTTCGGCGTCACCTGCCACACCGCGCCGGGGCCGTCGCGGCTGGCGCTGCGCTTCAACACCGTGCTGCAGCCGATGTCGGTGCAGCGGGGGCGCAAGGCCCGCTTCCGGGTGGTGGTGCACGAGCCGATCCAGCTGGAGCATACCGGCAACACCGCCGCAGACATCGACGCGGCGGTGCGCAAGATCAACGCCATGATCGAAGGCTGGGTGCGTGAGCGTCCGGCCGAATGGTTCTGGACCCACAAGCGCTGGCCCAACGAGACCTATCGGCGCAATCGCTAG
- a CDS encoding M23 family metallopeptidase, with product MQQSGFAIGRTTPRAKVFLDGQMVARASDGGFFYLGFDRDAGPHARVRIDARGADLTRQLQIDRAEYDVQRIKGLRRVYQGQASPELEARIAEESRRKAAAFASVTDRDDFRTGFSAPLRDFRVTARFGGQRIVDGRPRPPHYGIDLAAPTGTPVTAPAGGLVVLADPRMLYEGGIVMIDHGQGVVSAYLHLSSVDVAGGQSLARGQRIGAVGSTGRATGPHLCWRLKWRGRHMNPMLMVGVPGPA from the coding sequence ATGCAGCAGAGCGGCTTCGCCATCGGCCGCACCACGCCGCGCGCGAAGGTGTTCCTCGACGGCCAGATGGTCGCTCGCGCTTCCGACGGCGGGTTCTTCTATCTCGGCTTCGACCGCGACGCCGGCCCCCACGCACGGGTGCGCATCGACGCCCGCGGCGCGGATCTGACGCGCCAACTGCAGATCGACCGCGCCGAGTACGACGTCCAGCGCATCAAGGGCCTGCGGCGGGTCTATCAGGGCCAGGCCAGTCCCGAACTGGAGGCGCGCATCGCCGAGGAGAGCCGCCGCAAGGCCGCCGCCTTCGCCAGCGTCACCGATCGGGACGACTTCAGGACTGGCTTCTCAGCGCCGCTGCGCGACTTCCGCGTGACGGCGCGGTTCGGCGGCCAGAGGATCGTCGACGGACGGCCGCGCCCGCCGCACTACGGCATCGACCTGGCCGCCCCGACCGGCACGCCGGTGACCGCTCCCGCCGGCGGACTCGTGGTGCTGGCCGACCCGCGGATGCTGTACGAGGGCGGCATCGTCATGATCGACCACGGCCAGGGCGTGGTCTCGGCCTATCTTCACCTCAGCAGCGTCGACGTCGCCGGCGGCCAGAGCCTGGCGCGCGGCCAGCGCATCGGCGCAGTCGGGTCGACTGGCCGAGCCACCGGCCCGCACCTATGCTGGCGGCTGAAGTGGCGCGGGCGGCACATGAACCCGATGTTGATGGTCGGCGTGCCCGGACCTGCCTAG
- a CDS encoding DUF2093 domain-containing protein, whose product MNAHDRDLTGSDIASLHYGDGEFVVLKPGRYVICAVSKVKIPVEALRYWNPALQEAYATPVEALARWKELHP is encoded by the coding sequence ATGAACGCTCACGACCGCGACCTCACCGGCTCCGACATCGCCTCGCTCCACTACGGCGACGGCGAATTCGTCGTGCTCAAGCCGGGACGCTACGTGATCTGCGCCGTCTCCAAGGTGAAGATCCCGGTGGAGGCCCTGCGCTACTGGAACCCAGCCCTCCAGGAAGCCTACGCCACGCCGGTCGAAGCGCTGGCGCGGTGGAAGGAACTGCATCCCTGA
- the xseA gene encoding exodeoxyribonuclease VII large subunit produces the protein MTDVAPDTDSNAKAYSVSELAFALKRTLEDAYGFVRLRGELSKVTHHSNGHVYLTIKDERAAIDGVVWKGSVKNLSIRPQQGMEVVVTGKITTYPAGSRYQMVIETMEAAGVGALLAQLERLKAKLHGEGLFDQARKQPLPTMPAVVGVITSPTGAVIRDILHRIRDRWPCRVIVWPVVVQGDAAAGQVANAIARFNAMAPDGPVPRPDVLIVARGGGSVEDLWAFNDEALARAVAAGSIPLISAVGHETDTTLIDFVSDRRAPTPTAAAEMATPVLAELKAYIGDLSARLHRCGGRTVEDRRGRVEHAGRALARVPDLVEMAAQRFNLASSRLGAGLSRNVAAHHTDLVRVSSRLSPSLLQRPQQVHADRLARLVVRLKPAMTRGLDRTAERLSSLSKLYASVDPSAPLKRGFARVHRADGSLVREGATLTSGEGVRLVFADQSREATIDGTPSAAPPVTPTPAAKPPRAPKPPPVPSNQGDLF, from the coding sequence ATGACCGACGTCGCGCCTGACACCGACAGCAACGCCAAGGCCTATTCGGTCTCCGAGCTCGCGTTCGCGCTGAAGCGCACGCTGGAGGACGCCTACGGGTTCGTGCGTCTGCGCGGCGAACTCTCCAAGGTCACCCATCATTCCAACGGCCACGTCTATCTGACCATCAAGGACGAGCGCGCCGCCATTGACGGCGTCGTCTGGAAGGGATCGGTCAAGAACCTCTCCATCCGCCCGCAACAGGGGATGGAGGTTGTGGTCACCGGCAAGATCACCACCTATCCGGCCGGCTCGCGCTACCAGATGGTCATCGAGACCATGGAGGCCGCCGGCGTCGGCGCGCTGCTGGCCCAACTCGAGCGCCTGAAGGCCAAGCTGCATGGCGAGGGCCTGTTCGACCAGGCCCGCAAGCAGCCGCTGCCGACCATGCCGGCTGTCGTCGGCGTCATCACCAGCCCGACCGGCGCGGTGATCCGCGACATCCTGCATCGCATCCGCGACCGCTGGCCCTGCCGGGTGATCGTCTGGCCGGTCGTCGTCCAGGGCGACGCAGCAGCCGGACAGGTCGCCAACGCCATCGCCCGCTTCAACGCCATGGCGCCCGACGGCCCCGTGCCGCGCCCGGACGTGCTGATCGTGGCGCGCGGCGGCGGCTCGGTCGAGGATCTCTGGGCCTTCAATGACGAGGCCCTGGCCCGCGCGGTGGCGGCCGGGAGCATCCCGCTGATTTCGGCCGTCGGGCACGAGACCGACACCACCCTGATCGACTTCGTGTCCGACCGCCGCGCCCCGACGCCGACCGCCGCCGCCGAGATGGCCACGCCGGTCTTAGCCGAGTTGAAGGCCTATATCGGCGACCTCTCGGCCCGCCTGCACCGCTGCGGCGGCCGTACGGTCGAGGACCGCCGCGGCCGGGTCGAGCACGCCGGCCGCGCGCTGGCCCGCGTCCCCGACCTGGTGGAGATGGCCGCCCAGCGCTTCAACCTAGCCTCCAGCCGGCTGGGCGCGGGACTGTCGCGCAACGTGGCGGCGCACCACACCGACCTGGTGCGGGTCTCCTCGCGGCTGTCGCCTAGCCTGCTGCAACGGCCCCAGCAGGTTCACGCCGACCGGCTGGCGCGGCTGGTGGTCCGCCTGAAGCCGGCGATGACCCGCGGCCTGGACCGCACCGCCGAGCGGCTCTCCAGCCTTTCGAAGCTCTACGCCTCGGTCGACCCGAGCGCGCCGCTGAAACGGGGCTTCGCCCGGGTGCACCGCGCCGACGGCTCGCTGGTGCGGGAAGGCGCCACCCTGACCAGCGGCGAAGGCGTGCGGCTGGTCTTCGCCGATCAGAGCCGCGAGGCGACCATCGACGGGACGCCGAGCGCCGCGCCGCCCGTGACCCCGACGCCGGCCGCGAAGCCCCCGCGCGCGCCCAAGCCGCCGCCCGTCCCCTCCAACCAGGGCGACCTGTTCTGA
- a CDS encoding GcrA family cell cycle regulator, whose translation MGWTDERVESLKKLWQDGLSASQIAKQLGGVTRNAVIGKVHRLGLSGRAAPSKPARPAFKAPRPARPAAAAPAAPRRIAEPAAVAAAAPTPAPSPVRYVEEAPGTATVLTLGAHMCKWPIGDPSSDSFTFCGRRQDEGPYCMEHARVAYQPVQTKKRGGANELARSLRRYI comes from the coding sequence ATGGGTTGGACTGACGAACGCGTCGAGAGTCTGAAGAAGCTCTGGCAGGACGGCCTCTCGGCCAGCCAGATCGCCAAACAATTGGGCGGGGTGACCCGCAACGCCGTCATCGGCAAGGTCCACCGCCTGGGCCTGTCGGGACGCGCCGCACCGTCGAAGCCGGCGCGCCCGGCCTTCAAGGCCCCGCGTCCGGCCCGTCCGGCCGCCGCCGCTCCGGCCGCGCCGCGCCGCATCGCCGAACCGGCCGCTGTCGCGGCCGCCGCGCCGACCCCGGCGCCGTCGCCGGTGCGCTATGTCGAGGAAGCCCCGGGCACGGCCACGGTGCTGACCCTGGGCGCCCACATGTGCAAGTGGCCGATCGGCGATCCGTCGAGCGACAGCTTCACCTTCTGCGGCCGCCGCCAGGACGAGGGCCCCTACTGCATGGAGCACGCCCGCGTCGCCTATCAGCCGGTGCAGACCAAGAAGCGCGGCGGCGCCAACGAACTGGCCCGCTCGCTGCGCCGCTACATCTAG
- a CDS encoding ABC transporter permease, protein MKDMPAADAVIPPQPRDYHGFNWAGFGTLYAREVRRFWKVGMQTLAAPVVTALLYMMVFVVAVRGAAPPIHGTPFAVFVAPGLIMMQILNNAFANSSSSLLQAKFNGLVGDFMTPPLTPVEQVLAFALGAATRGVVVGAVTFAAILPFAALPITHVWAVLYFGISAALILGMLGIMAGLWAEKFDHMAVVTNFIIMPLTFLSGTFYLVDRLPEPFRTASHYNPFFYLIDGFRYGFIGHAEGSLIAGVGMTAGLVLAFACLCLWMFETGYKLKT, encoded by the coding sequence ATGAAGGACATGCCCGCCGCCGACGCCGTCATCCCGCCGCAGCCCCGCGACTACCACGGGTTCAACTGGGCCGGGTTCGGGACCCTCTACGCCCGCGAGGTGCGCCGGTTCTGGAAGGTCGGCATGCAGACCCTGGCCGCGCCGGTGGTGACGGCGCTGCTCTACATGATGGTGTTCGTGGTGGCCGTGCGGGGCGCCGCCCCGCCGATCCACGGCACGCCGTTCGCGGTGTTCGTGGCCCCGGGCCTGATCATGATGCAGATCCTGAACAACGCCTTCGCCAACTCCTCGTCGTCGCTGCTGCAGGCCAAGTTCAACGGGCTGGTCGGCGACTTCATGACCCCGCCGCTCACCCCGGTCGAGCAGGTGCTGGCTTTCGCGCTGGGCGCGGCGACCCGCGGGGTCGTGGTCGGGGCGGTGACCTTCGCGGCGATCCTGCCGTTCGCCGCCCTGCCGATCACCCACGTCTGGGCGGTGCTCTATTTCGGGATCAGCGCGGCGCTGATCCTGGGCATGCTGGGCATCATGGCCGGGCTGTGGGCCGAGAAGTTCGACCACATGGCGGTGGTCACCAACTTCATCATCATGCCCCTGACCTTCCTGTCGGGGACCTTCTATCTGGTCGACCGGCTGCCGGAGCCGTTCCGCACGGCCAGCCACTACAACCCGTTCTTCTATCTGATCGACGGGTTCCGCTACGGCTTCATCGGCCATGCGGAAGGCTCGCTGATCGCTGGCGTCGGCATGACCGCGGGGCTGGTGCTGGCCTTCGCCTGCCTGTGCCTCTGGATGTTCGAGACCGGCTATAAGCTGAAGACCTGA